GCGGCGAGCACGTCGCGGCAGTTGGCGCTCGAGGAGACGACGGCGGTACGGAGCCCGGCGCGGCGGACGGCGTGCACGTAGGCGACGGAGCCCTCGTACGCCTCCACGCCGTCCTCGTGGATCCGGCGGAGCACCAGCTCGTTCTTGCGGTTGCCCAGGCCGCCCACCGTCTCGCGCTCCGGCGGGTCGTCGGGCGCCCCCTCGGGCAGCTCGACGCCGCGGGATGCGAGGAAGGTGCGGACGCCGTCCTCTCGGGGGCGGCCGTCGACGTACTCGTCGTAGTCGCGGACGGCGTCGAACGGCACGAAGGCGACGCCTTCGCCATCGGCCCGGCGGCGCAGGAAGTCGTCGAACATCTCCTTCCAGGCGGCGGCGTGGACCTTCGCCGTGCGGGTGAGGACGCCGTCGAGGTCGAACAGACAGGTGTGCACATGATCGGGAAGCCCCAGCATGCGGTCGAGGCTAGGAGGCGCCGGCGGCAGTCGGGGGCAGCAGTGGACTCCCGCCGCACCGCGCGTACCCCGTGGGGATGACGTGCCCGGTGCCATCCGGAGCAGCCCGCCGCCGGGCACCCGCCGGCCTCCGCTTCCTGAAGGGTCCGCGCCCCGGCGGGGGGGCGCGGACCCGTTCGGCTTCCGGCACTCACCGGCGGCCCGGCAGGCTCCAGTGGTGCGGCGCGATGAGGCGGTCGATGTTCTCCGGCCCCCAGGAGCCGGGGGCGTAGGGCTCCACCGGCGGCGGGTTCTCCAGCAGCGGGGTGGACACCTCCCAGAGCCGTTCGATGCCGTCGGCACGGGTGAACAGGGACTGGTCGCCGAGCATCGCGTCCAGGATGAGGCGCTCGTACCCCTCGAGCGCGTACATCGTGTTGAACGACTCGGCGTAGCTGAAGACCATCTCCGCATCGCTCAGCCGCATCGCGGGCCCGGGGTCCTTCACCAGGAAGCGGGCGGCGATCGTGCCCGGGTCGCCGAAGTCGATCACCAGCTTGTTGGCGCGGGTGCGTTGGCGTGCGGTCAGCGGGAACATCCGCAGGGCGGGCTCCCGGAAGCCGAGTGTCACGACGTGCCGCCCCTCCCCCAGCGACTTGCCGGAGCGCAGGTAGAACGGCACACCCGCCCAGCGCCAGTTGTCGAGTTCGACGCGCAGCGCGACGAAGGTCTCGGTGTCCGAGCGGGGGTCGACGCCGGGCTCCTCGCGGTAGCCCTCGTACTGCCCGCGCACCACGTGTGACGGGTCCAGTGACCGCATGGACTGGAAGACCTTCTCCTTCTCGTCCCGCAGGGGCTTGGCGGCGAGCGTGGTCGGCGGTTCCATCGCCACGAAGCCCAGCAGCTGGAAGAGATGGGTGACGATCATGTCACGGAAGGTGCCGGTCCCCTCGAAGAACTGGGCGCGGCCCTCGATACCGATCCTCTCCGGCACGTCGATCTGCACATGGCTGATGTGGTCGCGGTTCCACACCGGCTCCAGCAGGCCGTTGGCGAACCTCAGCGCCAGGATGTTGTCGACCGACTCCTTGCCGAGGAAGTGGTCGATGCGGAAGACCCGCGACTCGTCGAAGACGGAGTGGATGGTCGCGTTGAGGGCCCGCGCGGAGGGGAGGTCCGTGCCGAACGGCTTCTCCACGATGACGCGCGCGCCGTCGGCGAGGCCCGTCGCACCGAGCATCTCGATGACGGAGGCGAACGCCTTCGGCGGCACGGCGAGGTGGAACAGCCGGCGGGGGCCGCCGCCCACGGCCTGCTCGGCGTCGCGCACGGCCTCCAGCAGCGGCTCCGGGGCCTCGGGGTCGGCGGCCCCGAAGGACAGCGACTCCTCGAACCTCCGCCACTCCTCGCCCTCGGGCCCGGACCTTCCGAACTCGGCGACCGACTCCCGCGCCCTCTTGCGGAAGTCGTCGTCGCTGAGCGCCGCCTGGGCTGGCGCGGAGCCGACGATCCGGTAGCGGTCGGGCAGCAGTCCGGCCTTCGCCAGGTGGAAGAGCCCCGGCAGCAGTTTGCGCCGTGCGAGGTCGCCGGTGGCCCCGAACAGCACGATGACGTGGTCGTCCGGTACGGCACCGGGGTGCTCCGCTCGGTTTCCTCCGGTCACGGTTCACCCCGCCTTCTCGGCGTGCCCGCCGAACTCGCCGCGCATCGCGGACAGCACCTTGTCGGTGAACTGCCCCAGCCCGCGTGATTCGTAGCGCTCGATGAGCGCGTTGGTGATGACGGGCGCCGGCACGCTCTCGTCGACCGCCGCCAGGACCGTCCAGCGGCCCTCACCGGAGTCGGAGACCCGCCCGGAGTACGCGTCGAGCTCGGGCGAGCGGGCGAGCGCGTCGGCGACGAGGTCGACCAGCCAGGACCCGACGACCGAGCCGCGCCGCCACACCTCTGCGACCTCGGCCACGTCGATCTCGTACCGGTACGCCTCCGGCTCGCGCAGCGGGGCGGTCTCGGCGTCGACCGTGCGTGAACGCAGGCCCGCGTCGGCGTGCTTGATGATGCTGAGCCCTTCGCCGATGGCCGCCATCATCCCGTACTCGACACCGTTGTGGACCATCTTCACGAAGTGGCCGGCCCCGCTGGGTCCGCAGTGCAGATAGCCCTCCGGTGCGGTCCCGCCGGAACGGGTCCGGCCGGGTGTGGGGGCGGCGTCGCCGACGCCCGGGGCGATGGTGCGGAAGACCGGGCCGAGGCGCGCGACCGGCTCGTCCTCGCCGCCGATCATCAGGCAGTAGCCGCGTTCGAGGCCCCACACGCCGCCGGAGGTGCCGCAGTCCACGTAGTGGATGCCGCTGGGGGCGAGCTGCCGTGCACGGGTGATGTCGTCGCGGTAGTACGAGTTGCCGCCGTCGATGACGGTGTCGTCGGCCGCCAGCAGGGCCGCCAGCTGGTCGAGCGTGGACTGCACGACACCGGCGGGCAGCATCAGCCAGACGTTCCTCGGCTGTTCCAGCCTGTCGACGAGGTCGTGGAGCGAGGAGGCGGCCGTCGCCCCCTCCTTCTCCATCTCCTTCACGGCGTCGGTGTCCAGGTCGTAGACGACGCAGCGGTGGCCGTCGCGCATCAGCCGGCGCACGAGGTTGGCGCCCATCCGGCCGAGTCCGACCATGCCGAGCTGCATGGGTGTGTCCGTGGTCATGGTCGATCTCCCCGTTCTCGGTGAGTGCGGACGGTCTGCGGGACTGCTCGGCGACGGCCCGTCACGGCGCCGCCTCCCGGCCGGCCGCCAGCAACCCGCGAGCGGTCTCGGCCACCCGCTGGGCGGTGAACCCGAACTTGCCGAGCAGTTGTTTCAGGGGCGCCGAGGCGCCGAACGTGTGCATGCCGACGAGGGCACCCCGGTCGCCGACGTACCGGTCCCAGCCGAACGTGGAGGCCTGCTCGACACCCACCCGGGCGGTCACGGACGGCGGCAGCACCTCGTCCCGGTACGCCTGCGGCTGACGGTCGAACAGCTCCCAGCACGGCATGCTGACCACCCGCGCGCCGATGCCCTCGGCAGCGAGCTCGTCCCGCGCCGCCAGGGCCAGGGACACCTCGGACCCGGTGGCGAGCAGGATCACCTGCGGGGCGCCGGAGGGCGCGTCGGCCAGGACGTACGCTCCGCGCGCGACGCCCGACGCGGCCCCGAGCCGGGTGCGGTCGAGCGTGGGGAGCGCCTGACGGGAGAGCACCAGCGCCGCCGGCTCGTGGCGCAGCGCGGCGACGTACCGCCAGGTCTCGGTGACCTCGCCGGCGTCCGCGGGGCGGAACACCAGCAGCCCCGGCAGCGCCCGCAGTCCCGCGAGCTGCTCGACCGGCTGGTGGGTCGGTCCGTCCTCGCCGACGCCGATGGAGTCGTGGGTGAAGATGTGCACGACGGGCAGCTCCATCAGCGCCGACAGCCGGATGGCGCCCTTGGCGTAGTCGGAGAAGATGAGGAAGCCGGACCAGTAGGGCCGCAGTTTCGTCAGGGCCATCCCGTTCGAGATGGCGGCGGCCGCGTGCTCGCGGATACCGAAGTGCAGATTGCGTCCGCCCGGCTCGTCGGGTTCCTGGTCTCCCGCGCCGTCGAACGTGAGCCTGGTCTTCGTGGACGGGGCCAGGTCGGCCGAACCGCCGAGGAGCCAGGGGATGTTCTGCGCCAGGTCGTTCAGCACCCGGCCCGAGGAGTCCCGGGTGGCGAGGCCCTTGGGGTCCGGAGGGAACTCGGGGAGCGCCCGGTCCCAGCCGTCGGGGAGCTCGCGCCGCTGGATGCGCTCCAGTTCGTCGGCCTCGGCGGGCCAGGCGGCGCGGTAGTCCTCGAACCGCTTCTCCCACGCGGCGCGCAGTTCGGCGCCGCGGGTGCCGATGCCCTGGGCGAACCGTTCCCGCACCGCGTCGGGAACCCAGAAGTCCTCGTCCTCGGGCAGACCGAGGAAGCGTTTGGCCGCACGGACCCCGTCGGGGCCGAGCGGTGAGCCGTGGGCCTTCGGGGAGTCCTCGACGGGTGAGCCGTAGCCGATGTGGCTGTGCACCAGCACCAGGGTGGGGCGTTCGGTCTCGGCCCGGAAGTCGTGGAGCGCCCGGGCGACGGCGTCGAGGTCGTTGGCGTCGGCGACGGTGGTCACGTTCCAGCCGTAGGCGAGGAACCGGGCCGCGACGTCCTCGGTGAAGGCGATGTCGGTGTGGCCCTCGATGGTGATCCGGTTCGAGTCGTAGATCCAGCACAGATTGGACAGCCGCTGGTGGCCGGCGAACGAGGCGGCCTCGGAGGCGATGCCCTCCATCATGCAGCCGTCACCGGCGAGGGCGTACACGTCGAAGTCGAAGAGCGGGAAGTCCTCGCGGTTGTACGCGGCACCGAGCCACCGGCCGGCGAGCGCCATGCCGACGGACGTGGCGACGCCCTGGCCGAGCGGGCCGGTCGTGGTCTCCACCCCGCTCGTCCAGCGGTACTCGGGGTGCCCGGGGCAGCGGGAGTCGAGCTGGCGGAAGGACTTCAGATCCTCCATGGTGACCGCCGGACGGCCCAGCATCTCGTAGTCCGGGTCGACGGCGTGGACCCCGGCCAGGTGCAGCAGGGACCACAGCAACGTCGAGGCGTGGCCCTCGGACAGCACGAATCGGTCGCGGTTGGGCCAGATCGGGTCCCGGGGGTCGTACCTCAGGAACCGCTGCCAGAGCGTGTACGCGACGGGGGCCATGCCCATCGGTGTGCCGGGGTGTCCGGACTCGGCGCGCTGGACGGCGTCCATGCACAGGCCGCGGATGGTGTTCACCGACAGGGTGTCCGGATCGTCGGTCATGAGGCCTTCCCCGTTCTCCGCGTGCTCGGCGTGCTCGGCGTGCTCGGCGTGCTGTTCTCCGCCGGACGGGCAGGGGTCCGCAGGCCCGGCGGGTCGGGATCCTTCCCGCATCGTGTCCACGGAGCCCGCGGGCGGGCCTCACCCACGCCGGGTGAAATGCGGGAGCCGTGGCCGAGGTGCCCGGGACGGAGGGCGTGTCCCGGGCCTGGACCGCTGGGGCGGACGGCGTGCCCGGGACGGAGGGCGTGTCCCGGGCGTGGACCGCTGGGGCGGCCGACGTGTCCGGGGCGGAGGGCGTGTCCCGGGCGTGGACCGCTGGGGCGGCCGACGTGTCCGGGGCGGACGGGGGCCACGGACGGATGCCCGTCCCCCGTGCCGGGGTGCCCGACACGGGCGGCCGCCCTCGGACGCGCCGGCATGTCAGCCGTGCGGGACCACGGCCACCGGGCAGGCGGCGTGGTGGATGACGGCGTGGGTGATCGAGCCGATGTGCGAACCGGAGGCCGCCCGGCGCCGGCCGACGACCACCAGACGGGCGTCCGCGGCGGCCTCCACGAGCTGTGCGGCGGGCCGTCCGGGAGCCGACTCCTCCGTCACCTTCACGGTGGGGTACTTGTCGCGGAACGGACGTACGGCCCGGGCGAGCGCCGACGCCATCTCGGACTGCACGCCCGGATCCGGGTCGGCCCGGTGCCGGTGGTAGAACGGGGCGTTCCAGCCGTGCACCACGTGGAGCGGGGCGTCGCGCCGTGCCGCGTGGTCGAAGGCGAACTCCAGCAGCTCGTCGGAGGCATCCGTCACGTCGAGGCCGAGGACCACCCTGCGCCGGGCGCCGGCGGGCGAGCCCTGCGGGTCCTCGCGGTAGTCCGGCCGTACCAGCACCACCGGCTCCTTGGCGCCGGTGACGACCTCCTGCCCCACGGAACCGATGATGAAGCCGCCCACGCCGCCGAGTCCGTGTGACCCGACGACCAGCTCATCGGCCCGGGACGCCGCCTCCAGCAGGACGCTCGCGGGTGAGTCCTCGATCTCCTCGGCGGTCATCGCGAGCTCCGGCCTGCGGGACCGTACGCGCTCCTCCATCGCGCCGAGGACGCCTTCCGCCTCGCCGGCCCGGTCCTCGTGGGACATCCGCACGGCCTGCAACTGATGCGCGATCCACCGGGTCGCATACACCAGCCGCAGTGCCGCACCGCGCAGCGCGGCCTCGTCGGCGGCCCAGTCCACGGCCGCGAGACTTCCGTCGGAGCCGTCCACTCCCACGACGATGGGTCGGGACATGCCGTCCTCCTTGCCTCGGGCTCTTGCGAAGGGCCGGGCCCGGTGGGCGCGGCCGTCGACGCGAGAGGACACCTGATCAAGAAAGTACCGACTCCGGAGGAACGGCGCGATTCAGGAAATCACGGACAGTGACGGA
The genomic region above belongs to Streptomyces marianii and contains:
- the zwf gene encoding glucose-6-phosphate dehydrogenase, with amino-acid sequence MTGGNRAEHPGAVPDDHVIVLFGATGDLARRKLLPGLFHLAKAGLLPDRYRIVGSAPAQAALSDDDFRKRARESVAEFGRSGPEGEEWRRFEESLSFGAADPEAPEPLLEAVRDAEQAVGGGPRRLFHLAVPPKAFASVIEMLGATGLADGARVIVEKPFGTDLPSARALNATIHSVFDESRVFRIDHFLGKESVDNILALRFANGLLEPVWNRDHISHVQIDVPERIGIEGRAQFFEGTGTFRDMIVTHLFQLLGFVAMEPPTTLAAKPLRDEKEKVFQSMRSLDPSHVVRGQYEGYREEPGVDPRSDTETFVALRVELDNWRWAGVPFYLRSGKSLGEGRHVVTLGFREPALRMFPLTARQRTRANKLVIDFGDPGTIAARFLVKDPGPAMRLSDAEMVFSYAESFNTMYALEGYERLILDAMLGDQSLFTRADGIERLWEVSTPLLENPPPVEPYAPGSWGPENIDRLIAPHHWSLPGRR
- a CDS encoding universal stress protein: MSRPIVVGVDGSDGSLAAVDWAADEAALRGAALRLVYATRWIAHQLQAVRMSHEDRAGEAEGVLGAMEERVRSRRPELAMTAEEIEDSPASVLLEAASRADELVVGSHGLGGVGGFIIGSVGQEVVTGAKEPVVLVRPDYREDPQGSPAGARRRVVLGLDVTDASDELLEFAFDHAARRDAPLHVVHGWNAPFYHRHRADPDPGVQSEMASALARAVRPFRDKYPTVKVTEESAPGRPAAQLVEAAADARLVVVGRRRAASGSHIGSITHAVIHHAACPVAVVPHG
- a CDS encoding HAD family hydrolase, with the protein product MLGLPDHVHTCLFDLDGVLTRTAKVHAAAWKEMFDDFLRRRADGEGVAFVPFDAVRDYDEYVDGRPREDGVRTFLASRGVELPEGAPDDPPERETVGGLGNRKNELVLRRIHEDGVEAYEGSVAYVHAVRRAGLRTAVVSSSANCRDVLAAAGIEDLFDERVDGIVAREQGLHGKPAPDTFLAAARALGVAPGAAAVFEDALAGVEAGRAGSFGLVVGVDRTGQAAELRRHGADVVVEDLAELMEPR
- the gnd gene encoding phosphogluconate dehydrogenase (NAD(+)-dependent, decarboxylating), encoding MTTDTPMQLGMVGLGRMGANLVRRLMRDGHRCVVYDLDTDAVKEMEKEGATAASSLHDLVDRLEQPRNVWLMLPAGVVQSTLDQLAALLAADDTVIDGGNSYYRDDITRARQLAPSGIHYVDCGTSGGVWGLERGYCLMIGGEDEPVARLGPVFRTIAPGVGDAAPTPGRTRSGGTAPEGYLHCGPSGAGHFVKMVHNGVEYGMMAAIGEGLSIIKHADAGLRSRTVDAETAPLREPEAYRYEIDVAEVAEVWRRGSVVGSWLVDLVADALARSPELDAYSGRVSDSGEGRWTVLAAVDESVPAPVITNALIERYESRGLGQFTDKVLSAMRGEFGGHAEKAG
- the tkt gene encoding transketolase, producing the protein MTDDPDTLSVNTIRGLCMDAVQRAESGHPGTPMGMAPVAYTLWQRFLRYDPRDPIWPNRDRFVLSEGHASTLLWSLLHLAGVHAVDPDYEMLGRPAVTMEDLKSFRQLDSRCPGHPEYRWTSGVETTTGPLGQGVATSVGMALAGRWLGAAYNREDFPLFDFDVYALAGDGCMMEGIASEAASFAGHQRLSNLCWIYDSNRITIEGHTDIAFTEDVAARFLAYGWNVTTVADANDLDAVARALHDFRAETERPTLVLVHSHIGYGSPVEDSPKAHGSPLGPDGVRAAKRFLGLPEDEDFWVPDAVRERFAQGIGTRGAELRAAWEKRFEDYRAAWPAEADELERIQRRELPDGWDRALPEFPPDPKGLATRDSSGRVLNDLAQNIPWLLGGSADLAPSTKTRLTFDGAGDQEPDEPGGRNLHFGIREHAAAAISNGMALTKLRPYWSGFLIFSDYAKGAIRLSALMELPVVHIFTHDSIGVGEDGPTHQPVEQLAGLRALPGLLVFRPADAGEVTETWRYVAALRHEPAALVLSRQALPTLDRTRLGAASGVARGAYVLADAPSGAPQVILLATGSEVSLALAARDELAAEGIGARVVSMPCWELFDRQPQAYRDEVLPPSVTARVGVEQASTFGWDRYVGDRGALVGMHTFGASAPLKQLLGKFGFTAQRVAETARGLLAAGREAAP